In one Haloplanus salinus genomic region, the following are encoded:
- a CDS encoding ornithine cyclodeaminase family protein yields METLLLDADAVDAHSPTTAVVDAVEAAFAAHARGETVMPAKSYVDLPQYDGDFRSMPAYLDADDWDAAGLKWVNSHAENRRRHDLPTVMATMCYSDPETGLPLAIMDGTTLTTKRTGAAAAVATDHLAVRDATTLGLVGAGTQSYAQLDAVLTVRPIETVVVADADADRAAAFVEAVRDRVDARVGAVAEAAACDVVSTTTPVRDPIVESAGDHTHVNAVGADAPGKHELADDLLAAAKLVVDDREQCTHSGEINVPYAAGRLTDEDIHAALGAVVIGEATGRTPADGVTVFDSTGLAVQDVAAARVVYERASAAGTGVSFDLLGLD; encoded by the coding sequence ATGGAGACGCTCCTTCTGGACGCCGACGCGGTGGACGCCCACTCCCCGACGACGGCCGTCGTCGACGCCGTCGAAGCGGCGTTCGCCGCCCACGCCCGTGGTGAGACGGTGATGCCGGCGAAGTCGTACGTCGACCTCCCGCAGTACGACGGCGACTTCCGGTCGATGCCGGCGTATCTCGACGCCGACGACTGGGACGCGGCGGGGTTGAAGTGGGTGAACTCCCACGCCGAGAACCGGCGTCGACACGACCTGCCGACGGTCATGGCGACGATGTGCTACTCCGACCCGGAGACGGGTCTGCCGCTCGCGATCATGGACGGGACGACGCTGACGACGAAGCGGACGGGCGCGGCCGCCGCCGTCGCCACCGACCACCTCGCCGTCCGGGACGCGACGACGCTAGGACTGGTCGGCGCGGGCACCCAATCGTACGCGCAACTCGACGCCGTCCTCACCGTCCGCCCCATCGAGACGGTGGTCGTCGCCGACGCCGACGCCGACCGGGCCGCGGCGTTCGTCGAGGCGGTGCGTGACCGCGTGGACGCCCGCGTCGGCGCCGTCGCCGAGGCCGCCGCTTGCGACGTGGTGTCGACGACGACGCCGGTCCGCGATCCCATCGTCGAATCGGCCGGCGATCACACCCACGTCAACGCCGTCGGCGCCGACGCGCCGGGCAAACACGAACTCGCCGACGACCTGCTGGCGGCCGCGAAACTCGTCGTCGACGACCGGGAGCAGTGTACTCACTCGGGGGAGATCAACGTCCCGTACGCCGCCGGACGGCTCACCGACGAGGACATACACGCCGCACTCGGCGCGGTGGTGATCGGCGAGGCGACGGGTCGGACGCCCGCGGACGGCGTCACCGTCTTCGACAGCACCGGTCTCGCGGTGCAGGACGTGGCGGCCGCCCGCGTCGTCTACGAGCGAGCGTCGGCGGCCGGCACGGGGGTGTCGTTCGACCTGTTGGGCCTCGACTGA